In the Harmonia axyridis chromosome 3, icHarAxyr1.1, whole genome shotgun sequence genome, one interval contains:
- the LOC123676900 gene encoding 39S ribosomal protein L44, mitochondrial produces MFLLRNSTRSFKQLVQISNLNNRIGERQIKRWVAPTLKALKRRRDKLGPEEPSPRSSYLEWNYEAELYAFGKRLGENFDRDILKRALIHRSYSNINNQDQENKILDNKELIKEGNDIIIQFLKEEFQNYPDDVINSLIKYLTSDDMLSHVAKHLGLTDLVFTSEFPVDKSTLADTFKAVICALKLSDNLERSQKFIKDFLIVQLSGKTVFDIWEPEDPVNYLDNLLKEKGVESFEARLCNTSASNTILANYQVGLYSNDKKMLGIGWGENVEIAKNTAALDAIRKICNF; encoded by the exons atgttCCTTCTCAGAAATTCTACGAGAAGTTTCAAACAACTTGTACAGATCTCCAATTTGAACAACAGGATAG GTGAAAGACAAATCAAACGTTGGGTCGCACCAACTTTGAAGGCATTGAAAAGAAGAAGGGACAAGCTAGGTCCAGAAGAACCATCTCCTAGATCTTCATATTTAGAGTGGAATTATGAAGCAGAATTATATGCTTTTGGTAAAAGATTAGGAGAAAATTTCGATCGTGACATATTAAAGAGAGCTTTGATTCATAGGTCTTATAGTAATATAAATAATCAAG atcaagaaaataaaatattagatAATAAAGAGCTAATTAAAGAGGGAAATGATATTATAATCCAATTTTTGAAGGAAGAATTCCAGAATTATCCGGATGATGTGATTAATTCATTAATCAAATATTTAACTTCTGATGATATGCTCAGTCATGTGGCCAAACATTTAGGCCTTACTGATTTGGTATTTACATCT GAATTTCCAGTTGACAAGTCAACATTAGCAGATACTTTTAAAGCTGTTATTTGTGCTTTGAAACTTTCAGATAATCTTGAAAGATCCCAGAAGTTTATTAAAGATTTTCTCATAGTTCAACTTAGTGGTAAAACAGTATTTGATATTTGGGAACCAGAGGATCCAGTCAATTATTTAGACAACTTGTTGAAAGAGAAAGGAGTGGAATCATTTGAAGCTAGGCTTTGCAATACATCTGCATCAAATACAATTCTTGCCAATTATCAGGTTGGATTATAttcaaatgataaaaaaatgttgGGCATAG GTTGGGGAGAAAATGTAGAAATAGCCAAGAATACAGCAGCATTAGATGCCAT
- the LOC123676901 gene encoding TBC1 domain family member whacked, with translation MKIEKMASSFNADAVSTCSEASTLVDGSVISNVPDRHGFLGGTQYSSEPRQGPPPETVLRREKKWLKMLSLWNFYMDKNYAKVRERCRKGIPMSIRPRAWLYLCGGRILMEKFPNKYEDCLRDRGDQKCLDEIKRDLHRQFPTHEMFSSEEKPGQQELFNVLKAYTVQNPKMGYCQAQAPIAAFLLMHMPAEQAFWCLVSISDKYLENYYSPAMEVIQRDAMILQGLLKRVCRPAYKHLKKVGAEPMLYCTEWFLCVFTRTLPWDTLLRVWDVFLCEGVKILFKTALVIIIGCLGTAKSRKSAAGLCETLDLLRNPPEDILLEENLIYNINQLPLTEKDFASEHQAQTLKMKLEKNVNGASKR, from the exons atgaaaattgagaaaatgGCATCATCTTTCAACGCAGATGCTGTGAGCACTTGCAGTGAAGCCAGTACTCTTGTTGATGGGAGTGTAATATCCAATGTACCTGACAGACATGGATTTCTGGGAGGTACACAATATTCTTCAGAACCCAGACAAGGCCCACCACCAGAAACAGTATTACGTAGGGAAAAGAAATGGTTAAAAATGTTGTCTCTATGGAATTTTTACATGGACAAAAATTATGCTAAAGTTAGAGAAAGATGTCGGAAAG GCATTCCAATGTCAATAAGACCAAGGGCTTGGCTGTATTTATGTGGGGGTCGTATTCTAATGGAGAAATTTCCTAATAAATATGAGGATTGTTTAAGAGATAGAGGAGATCAAAAATGTCTTGATGAAATCAAAAGAGACCTTCATCGACAGTTTCCTACCCATGAAATGTTCAGTTCTGAGGAAAAGCCTGG GCAACAAGAGCTGTTTAATGTTCTGAAAGCATATACAGTGCAGAATCCTAAAATGGGTTACTGTCAGGCACAAGCCCCAATTGCAGCATTTCTCCTGATGCATATGCCTGCTGAACAAGCATTCTGGTGTCTTGTgagcatatctgataaatatttAGAGAACTATTATAGTCCTGCGATGGAAGTAATCCAACGGGATGCTATGATTTTACAAGGCCTATTAAAAAGGGTATGTCGGCCTGCTTATAAGCATCTAAAAAAAGTGGGTGCTGAACCAATGCTTTATTGTACTGAATGGTTTTTATGTGTTTTCACAAGAACGTTACCTTGGGACACATTGCTCAGAGTTTGGGATGTTTTTCTTTGTGAAGGAGTTAAAATATTGTTCAAAACAGCACTAGTCATAATAATAGGATGTCTGGGAACAGCAAAATCTAGAAAAAGTGCTGCAGGTCTTTGTGAAACTTTGGACCTACTAAGAAATCCTCCCGAAGATATTTTATTagaagaaaatttgatatataatataaatcagTTGCCATTAACCGAAAAAGATTTTGCAAGTGAACATCAAGCACAaactttaaaaatgaaattggaGAAAAATGTGAATGGAGCAAGTAAAAGATAG